One stretch of Jiangella gansuensis DSM 44835 DNA includes these proteins:
- a CDS encoding LCP family protein, with protein MGTAARPPDPRRERARRQAIAALRAQQAEATRFRRSVTLMALSVVAPGSAQLIAGHRKTGKIVLGVFAGLMATTLLVLWLVPLQDLAALAVRPWLLSTFKVFAFGIALVWVLIIIDAWRLGHPPGLNQKHRLIMIGATLALAAMVSTPFVVAARYATAAHDAVVQMFPSGEVAAASDGRLNILLLGIDAGDGRVGVRPDSIHLVSVDVRTGQPAMISLPRNLENARFPDGTPADDEFPRGFAGDGDESDYMLNATWTFGEENPELFEGPSGPGPTAVKQAVEGTLGVPVHYYAAVDLQGFRDLVDAIGGVTIRVNEELPIGDKGRVLEPGLQELDGYHALWYARSREGSSDYARMARQRCVIGALVNEADPQTVLRNFVDLTEASKSVVTTDIPQQDLANLIDLALKAKDQEMTSLQFVPPLIAPADPDIGLIQEQTDAILSGDVATASSEPTGSPETSESSEPSEPTEAPSDDEEASSDEETSSDDEEASRDGEASEEETSGPVEMSSVCSYE; from the coding sequence ATGGGTACTGCGGCACGACCGCCTGATCCTCGGCGGGAGCGAGCCCGCCGGCAGGCCATCGCCGCGCTTCGAGCGCAGCAGGCCGAGGCGACACGGTTCCGCCGCTCCGTGACCCTGATGGCGTTGTCGGTCGTCGCACCGGGCAGCGCACAGCTCATCGCCGGGCACCGCAAGACCGGCAAGATCGTGCTCGGCGTCTTCGCCGGGCTGATGGCCACCACGCTGCTGGTGCTCTGGCTGGTGCCGCTGCAGGACCTCGCCGCCCTGGCGGTTCGCCCGTGGCTGCTCTCCACGTTCAAGGTGTTCGCGTTCGGCATCGCGCTGGTCTGGGTGCTCATCATCATCGACGCCTGGCGGCTCGGTCACCCGCCGGGCCTGAACCAGAAACACCGGCTCATCATGATCGGCGCGACGCTGGCGCTGGCCGCGATGGTGTCGACGCCGTTCGTCGTCGCCGCCCGGTACGCCACCGCCGCGCATGACGCCGTCGTGCAGATGTTCCCCTCCGGCGAGGTAGCCGCGGCCAGCGACGGCCGGCTCAACATCCTGCTGCTCGGTATCGACGCCGGCGACGGCCGCGTAGGCGTGCGGCCGGACAGCATCCACCTGGTCTCCGTCGACGTCCGCACCGGCCAGCCGGCCATGATCAGCCTGCCGCGCAACCTGGAGAACGCCCGCTTCCCCGACGGCACACCGGCCGACGACGAGTTCCCGCGCGGCTTCGCAGGCGACGGCGACGAGTCCGACTACATGCTCAACGCCACCTGGACGTTCGGCGAAGAGAACCCGGAACTGTTCGAAGGGCCCTCCGGCCCTGGGCCGACCGCCGTCAAGCAGGCCGTCGAAGGCACCCTCGGCGTGCCGGTCCACTACTACGCCGCGGTCGACCTGCAGGGCTTCCGCGACCTGGTCGACGCCATCGGCGGCGTCACCATCCGGGTCAACGAGGAGCTGCCGATCGGTGACAAGGGCCGCGTCCTCGAACCCGGGCTGCAGGAGCTCGACGGCTACCACGCGCTCTGGTACGCCCGCTCCCGCGAAGGCTCGTCCGACTACGCCCGGATGGCCCGGCAGCGCTGCGTCATCGGCGCCCTGGTCAACGAAGCCGACCCGCAGACCGTCCTGCGGAACTTCGTCGACCTCACCGAGGCGTCGAAGTCCGTCGTGACCACCGACATCCCCCAACAGGACCTCGCCAACCTCATCGACCTGGCACTGAAGGCCAAGGACCAGGAGATGACGTCGCTGCAGTTCGTGCCGCCGCTGATCGCCCCGGCCGACCCCGACATCGGGCTCATCCAGGAGCAGACCGACGCGATCCTGTCCGGCGACGTCGCCACGGCGTCCAGCGAACCGACCGGGTCGCCGGAGACGTCGGAGTCGTCGGAACCTTCGGAGCCGACCGAAGCGCCGAGCGACGACGAAGAGGCTTCCAGCGACGAGGAGACATCCAGCGACGACGAGGAGGCTTCCCGCGACGGCGAGGCGTCCGAGGAGGAGACGTCCGGTCCCGTCGAGATGTCCTCGGTCTGCTCGTACGAGTGA
- a CDS encoding SAM hydroxide adenosyltransferase has product MYPPITYLSDCTDTNAQARLSMRMAALFGRSPVLLPLDGPAPEQSAGLTLLDMLLATRHFGEDGFPTVTLVNVAPRDGTWENGAPFCWFRHGPHTVFSTYSPTLLSMVRTHLGVTRVEVTDARTVLGAAGSWARIAPPEADAVASTQFRSLWYLPLLAKWVLDERPVPATTTDVPAAPGTGRVRVGLIDNFGNCKLTATGDTLGFVPGERLAVAFSRDGADLGSHKLHCYGRLSEVPAGEAGLVIGSSGTGFVELVVGCGSAARRFGLTEGTDVDVI; this is encoded by the coding sequence ATGTACCCACCGATCACGTATCTCAGCGACTGTACGGACACCAACGCACAGGCCCGGCTGAGCATGCGCATGGCCGCGCTCTTCGGCCGGTCACCGGTACTGCTCCCGCTGGACGGCCCGGCGCCGGAACAGTCGGCCGGGCTCACCTTGCTCGACATGCTGCTGGCCACCCGCCACTTCGGCGAGGACGGATTCCCGACGGTCACCCTGGTGAACGTCGCGCCACGTGACGGCACGTGGGAGAACGGAGCCCCGTTCTGCTGGTTCCGGCACGGACCGCACACCGTGTTCAGCACCTACAGCCCGACACTGCTGTCCATGGTGCGCACTCACCTCGGCGTCACCCGAGTCGAGGTGACCGACGCCCGGACGGTGCTGGGCGCCGCCGGGTCCTGGGCGCGTATCGCCCCGCCCGAGGCGGACGCCGTCGCCTCCACCCAGTTCCGCAGCCTGTGGTACCTGCCACTGCTGGCGAAGTGGGTGCTGGACGAACGGCCGGTACCGGCGACGACCACGGACGTGCCGGCCGCACCCGGGACGGGGCGGGTCCGGGTGGGGCTGATCGACAACTTCGGCAACTGCAAACTGACCGCCACCGGGGACACCCTCGGCTTCGTCCCGGGCGAACGGCTCGCGGTGGCGTTCTCCCGCGACGGTGCGGACCTCGGCAGCCACAAGCTGCACTGTTACGGCCGGCTCTCCGAGGTTCCCGCGGGCGAGGCGGGCCTGGTGATCGGCAGCTCCGGCACCGGCTTCGTCGAGCTGGTGGTCGGGTGTGGCTCCGCGGCCCGCCGGTTCGGCCTCACCGAGGGCACCGACGTCGACGTCATCTGA
- a CDS encoding ABC transporter ATP-binding protein, translating to MSAVTTTGPANAVQVENVSLTYRTTFERVPTLKTALVRFGRGERAVKEVQAVQNVSFDVPHGNAIGIIGANGAGKSTLMRMIAGILPPTEGRIQVNGRVSTLLSLGVGFNAALSGRENVVLGGLASGLTRKEIQERYEEIAEFAELGEFIDMPMRTYSSGMFQRLAFSVAVHMEPDILLVDEALSAGDAKFKQKAAGKMKELVTNARTMFLVSHALSSVRDLCNDALWLHKGQLMMRGTPNEVVAAYNKFLKVGEDAFSLEDL from the coding sequence ATGAGCGCCGTGACCACGACCGGGCCTGCCAACGCCGTCCAGGTGGAGAACGTCTCCCTGACCTACCGGACGACGTTCGAACGCGTGCCGACGCTGAAGACTGCGCTGGTGCGCTTCGGCCGCGGCGAGCGCGCGGTCAAGGAGGTCCAGGCCGTCCAGAACGTCTCCTTCGATGTTCCACACGGCAACGCCATCGGCATCATCGGCGCCAACGGCGCCGGCAAGTCGACGCTGATGCGGATGATCGCCGGCATCCTGCCGCCCACCGAGGGCCGCATCCAGGTCAACGGCCGGGTCAGCACGCTGCTGTCGCTCGGCGTCGGCTTCAACGCCGCGCTGTCCGGCCGCGAGAACGTCGTCCTCGGCGGGCTGGCCAGCGGGCTGACCCGCAAGGAGATCCAGGAGCGCTACGAGGAGATCGCCGAGTTCGCCGAGCTCGGTGAGTTCATCGACATGCCGATGCGCACGTACTCCTCCGGCATGTTCCAGCGGCTGGCCTTCTCCGTCGCCGTGCACATGGAACCGGACATCCTGCTGGTCGACGAGGCGCTGTCCGCGGGCGACGCGAAGTTCAAGCAGAAGGCCGCGGGCAAGATGAAGGAGCTGGTGACCAACGCGCGCACCATGTTCCTGGTCAGCCACGCGCTCAGCAGCGTCCGCGACCTCTGCAACGACGCGCTGTGGCTGCACAAGGGTCAGCTCATGATGCGCGGCACCCCCAACGAGGTCGTCGCCGCGTACAACAAGTTCCTGAAGGTCGGCGAGGACGCCTTCAGCCTCGAGGACCTGTGA
- a CDS encoding glycosyltransferase gives MMTHDTSQQPATGRAGQPHLLYVAWGFPPCRGGGVYRALATANRFAEQGWRVTVLTAERDTFIRFTGADPTLEERVDPRVQVVRVPFDWPIHEANLRNWSRFRATRPKAWAKLRSRRDQLPFPEVGYGPWRGTIEAAAERIHAADPVDLVVATANPHVAFTAAWKLHRKHRVPYVMDYRDAWLLDVFSGERLHDESSRAAKWERKLVESAHEVWFVNDPIRDWHRDLYPAHAGKMHTVANGFDPELAPAMHDRGPVGDRPLVFGYIGTVSPKVPLKEFVDGWQLARSGSTELDGAEAHIHGYLGYYAQPRADMLATINTAAADGVSYQGPVGKTEIGKVYDGLDVQLLILGAGRYVTSGKVFEYLATGLPVVSVHDPINAASDVLRGHPLWFPVADLEPESVARALTDAAHAARTADEQTRRQAREFGARFRRDLQLDPRIAALRSAVTPAGTPAPEVTAP, from the coding sequence ATGATGACCCACGACACCTCCCAGCAGCCCGCTACGGGCCGCGCGGGCCAACCCCACCTCCTCTACGTGGCCTGGGGGTTCCCGCCGTGTCGCGGTGGGGGAGTCTACCGTGCACTCGCCACCGCCAACCGCTTCGCCGAGCAGGGCTGGCGCGTCACCGTGCTCACCGCCGAACGCGACACCTTCATCCGCTTCACCGGCGCCGACCCGACGCTGGAAGAGCGCGTCGACCCGCGGGTCCAGGTGGTCCGGGTGCCGTTCGACTGGCCCATCCACGAAGCCAACCTGCGCAACTGGTCCCGCTTCCGCGCCACCCGCCCCAAGGCGTGGGCGAAGCTGCGCTCCCGTCGCGATCAGCTGCCGTTCCCCGAGGTCGGCTACGGCCCGTGGCGCGGCACCATCGAGGCCGCCGCCGAGCGCATCCACGCCGCCGACCCGGTCGACCTCGTCGTCGCCACCGCCAATCCGCACGTCGCGTTCACGGCCGCGTGGAAGCTGCACCGCAAGCACCGCGTGCCCTACGTCATGGACTACCGCGACGCCTGGCTGCTCGACGTGTTCAGCGGCGAGCGCCTGCACGACGAGAGCAGCCGCGCCGCGAAGTGGGAGCGCAAGCTGGTCGAGTCCGCCCACGAGGTGTGGTTCGTCAACGACCCCATCCGCGACTGGCATCGCGACCTCTACCCCGCGCACGCGGGCAAGATGCACACCGTCGCCAACGGTTTCGACCCCGAGCTGGCACCGGCCATGCACGACCGCGGCCCGGTCGGCGATCGCCCGCTGGTCTTCGGCTACATCGGCACGGTCTCGCCGAAGGTGCCGCTCAAGGAGTTCGTCGACGGCTGGCAGCTCGCCCGCTCCGGCTCCACCGAGCTCGACGGCGCCGAGGCGCACATTCACGGCTACCTGGGCTACTACGCCCAACCGCGCGCGGACATGCTGGCCACCATCAACACCGCCGCCGCCGACGGCGTCAGCTACCAGGGCCCGGTCGGCAAGACCGAGATCGGCAAGGTCTACGACGGCCTCGACGTCCAGCTGCTCATCCTCGGCGCCGGGCGCTACGTCACCAGCGGCAAGGTCTTCGAGTACCTCGCCACCGGGCTGCCGGTGGTGTCGGTCCACGACCCCATCAACGCCGCCTCCGACGTGCTGCGCGGGCACCCGCTGTGGTTCCCGGTCGCCGACCTGGAGCCGGAGTCCGTCGCCCGGGCGCTCACCGACGCCGCACACGCCGCCCGCACCGCCGACGAGCAGACCCGGCGCCAGGCCCGCGAGTTCGGCGCCCGGTTCCGCCGCGACCTGCAGCTCGACCCGCGCATCGCCGCCCTGCGGTCGGCCGTGACGCCGGCCGGCACCCCGGCCCCGGAGGTCACCGCACCGTGA
- a CDS encoding hotdog domain-containing protein: protein MEPGRLAYAGGVNPEGRPASAAQTSLSRIMTALDTNLLGTVHGGVIMKLVDDVAGAVAQRHSGGPAVTASMDEMTFLEPVHVGNLVHAHGKVNWTGRTSMEVGVRVVAEPWDEVRPATPVATAYLVFVALDADGKPREVPPVIPETTEDRRRFAEAQIRRTHRLARREAILRSREEAGPQV, encoded by the coding sequence ATGGAGCCCGGCCGGCTGGCCTACGCTGGCGGCGTGAACCCTGAAGGCAGGCCAGCGTCGGCGGCTCAGACGAGCCTGTCGCGCATCATGACCGCGCTCGACACCAACCTGCTCGGCACCGTCCACGGCGGCGTGATCATGAAGCTGGTGGACGACGTCGCCGGTGCGGTCGCGCAGCGGCATTCCGGCGGCCCGGCCGTCACGGCCTCCATGGACGAGATGACGTTCCTGGAGCCGGTACACGTCGGCAACCTCGTGCATGCCCACGGCAAGGTCAACTGGACCGGCCGGACGTCGATGGAGGTGGGCGTGCGGGTGGTCGCCGAGCCGTGGGACGAGGTCCGGCCGGCCACGCCGGTCGCCACGGCCTACCTCGTCTTCGTCGCGCTGGATGCGGACGGCAAGCCCCGCGAGGTGCCGCCGGTCATCCCGGAGACCACGGAGGACCGTCGCCGGTTCGCCGAGGCGCAGATCCGCCGGACGCACCGGCTGGCCCGCCGCGAGGCGATCCTGCGCTCGCGCGAGGAGGCCGGCCCGCAGGTGTGA
- a CDS encoding LCP family protein, protein MRPNGESGTPPEQGGAARGTEVKVTTYRAGNVPGVSYQGGVAHSPRDEEPAPEPVAPAPPPRGGTSVMPAAAPAGPGEPPRTPPARQRRPEPEPPARPKKRKSGFGRFLRWLLAILLVIAIALGVLVWWVWSRIDKVDAVPDDHGSARSDGRVFLLVGSDSREDLTEEEQSELGTGSVEGQRTDTIMLLHVPGGGARNALVSIPRDSVVDIPGHGENRINAAFAFGGAPLLVETIEANTGVAIDDYVQIGFGGFAGIVDALGGVEMCLDEAIQDEKAHIDLPAGCQELGGADALGYARARYFDPTADIGRVERQRELISAIADKATSAGTILNPIELTRTALAGGDALVLDEDTGPLDMFAFVRGIGAVSGDSGDTLTVPLGNVGNTVTWDDELSGQLWAALQDGTDVPREVLGEE, encoded by the coding sequence ATGCGACCCAACGGCGAATCCGGCACGCCGCCCGAGCAGGGCGGCGCTGCGAGAGGTACCGAGGTCAAGGTCACCACCTACCGGGCGGGAAACGTTCCAGGCGTCTCGTACCAGGGCGGCGTGGCGCACTCCCCTCGGGATGAGGAGCCTGCCCCCGAACCGGTGGCGCCCGCTCCCCCGCCGCGCGGCGGCACCAGCGTCATGCCCGCAGCCGCGCCCGCCGGTCCGGGCGAGCCGCCGCGGACTCCGCCGGCACGGCAGCGGCGGCCCGAACCGGAGCCGCCGGCCCGGCCGAAGAAGCGCAAGTCCGGGTTCGGCCGCTTCCTCCGCTGGCTACTGGCCATTCTCCTGGTCATCGCCATCGCACTGGGCGTCCTGGTCTGGTGGGTGTGGTCGCGCATCGACAAGGTCGACGCCGTTCCCGACGACCACGGCTCCGCCCGCTCCGACGGCCGCGTCTTCCTGTTGGTCGGCTCCGACAGCCGCGAAGACCTCACCGAGGAGGAACAGAGCGAGCTGGGCACCGGCAGCGTCGAGGGCCAGCGCACCGACACCATCATGCTGCTGCACGTGCCCGGCGGCGGCGCGCGTAATGCACTGGTCAGCATCCCGCGTGACTCCGTCGTCGACATCCCCGGCCACGGCGAGAACCGCATCAACGCCGCGTTCGCGTTCGGTGGCGCTCCGCTGCTGGTCGAGACCATCGAGGCGAACACGGGCGTCGCGATCGACGACTACGTGCAGATCGGCTTCGGCGGCTTCGCCGGCATCGTCGACGCACTCGGCGGCGTCGAGATGTGCCTGGACGAGGCCATCCAGGACGAGAAAGCGCACATCGACCTGCCGGCCGGCTGCCAGGAGCTGGGCGGCGCCGACGCCCTCGGCTACGCCCGCGCCCGCTACTTCGACCCCACCGCGGACATCGGCCGGGTCGAGCGGCAGCGCGAGCTCATCTCCGCCATCGCGGACAAGGCCACCTCCGCCGGCACCATCCTCAACCCCATCGAACTGACCCGCACGGCGCTGGCCGGCGGCGACGCCCTGGTGCTGGACGAGGACACCGGTCCGCTGGACATGTTCGCCTTCGTGCGCGGCATCGGTGCGGTGTCCGGCGACTCCGGCGACACCCTCACCGTCCCCCTTGGCAATGTCGGCAACACGGTGACCTGGGACGACGAGCTGTCCGGCCAGTTGTGGGCAGCGCTACAGGACGGAACGGACGTTCCTCGCGAAGTGCTCGGCGAGGAGTGA
- a CDS encoding glycosyltransferase yields the protein MKILMLVQSPVAGDSRVLREAATLVEAGHEVHIVGRDVPAGFDAGPGVTVESVSRSRGMRPPGAPAGLAASSAAGPRAAVRRTGRWLLLPEHRDRTERHWRQAAAKLLADRPAFDVVHAHDYNTLELGVQLADQWSAGLVYDSHELWFDRGLPGRPTPVSRLRGRRHEAQLAARAASVLTVSEGIAQRLRGRRLPDVRVVRNTFPLGDRDVPQLPDRPAGLAYAGRIGPGRDLEAVVGAAAQLKPLRTVLAGPADPGYRFDPSGVEVLPPMSLVEVDRLYQELGVAVVTLTDTCLNHRLALPNKLFHAVRAGVPVVAANLPELHSVVLRYGIGRLYQPGNASSLATAVSAVAADYADHVEAVRSARPALAWEQDARVLAETYADLEAA from the coding sequence GTGAAGATCCTGATGCTCGTGCAGTCCCCGGTGGCCGGCGACTCGCGCGTGCTTCGTGAGGCGGCCACGCTGGTCGAAGCCGGGCACGAGGTGCACATCGTGGGCCGCGACGTGCCGGCCGGTTTCGACGCCGGCCCGGGTGTCACGGTGGAGTCGGTGAGCCGGTCCCGCGGCATGCGCCCGCCAGGCGCACCCGCCGGCCTGGCCGCGTCGTCGGCGGCGGGACCGCGGGCAGCGGTCCGGCGCACCGGACGCTGGCTGCTGCTACCCGAGCACCGCGACCGCACCGAGCGGCACTGGCGGCAGGCCGCCGCGAAACTGCTGGCCGACCGGCCCGCCTTCGACGTCGTGCACGCCCACGACTACAACACCCTCGAGCTCGGTGTGCAGTTGGCCGACCAGTGGTCCGCCGGGCTCGTCTACGACAGCCACGAGCTGTGGTTCGACCGGGGGCTCCCGGGCCGCCCGACGCCGGTGTCCCGGCTGCGTGGCCGCCGGCACGAGGCGCAGCTGGCGGCCCGCGCCGCCTCGGTGCTGACCGTCAGCGAGGGCATCGCGCAGCGGCTGCGCGGTCGCCGGCTGCCGGACGTGCGCGTGGTTCGCAACACGTTCCCCCTGGGCGACCGGGACGTGCCGCAACTGCCGGACCGGCCCGCCGGCCTCGCCTACGCCGGGCGGATCGGCCCCGGACGTGACCTCGAGGCCGTCGTGGGCGCCGCCGCTCAGCTGAAACCACTGCGCACGGTCCTGGCCGGCCCGGCGGACCCGGGCTACCGCTTCGACCCGAGCGGCGTCGAGGTGCTGCCGCCGATGTCACTGGTCGAGGTCGACCGGCTCTACCAGGAGCTCGGCGTGGCGGTGGTCACCCTCACCGACACCTGCCTGAACCACCGGCTGGCCCTGCCGAACAAGCTCTTTCACGCCGTCCGCGCGGGTGTGCCGGTGGTGGCCGCCAACCTGCCGGAGCTGCATTCGGTCGTGCTCCGCTACGGCATCGGCCGCCTCTACCAGCCCGGAAACGCGTCGTCGCTGGCCACAGCGGTCAGCGCGGTCGCGGCGGATTATGCTGATCACGTAGAAGCCGTGCGCAGTGCGCGGCCCGCGCTGGCCTGGGAGCAGGACGCGCGGGTGCTCGCCGAGACGTACGCCGACCTCGAGGCAGCGTGA
- a CDS encoding glycosyltransferase family 2 protein, which translates to MNAADPTRTPPAGDRAWPAVSVIMPVLDEERHLAEAVAGVLAQEYPGELELVLALGPSRDGTDEIARELAAADPRVRLVANPAGRTPAGLNAALGVARHGIVVRVDGHGVLSDSYIRTAVETLEKTGAANVGGIMHAEGQTDFERAVAWAYTSPFGLGGGRFHVGGEAGPADTVYLGVFRREVLDQLGGFDEHFRRAQDWELNYRIRAAGHTVWFTPELTVSYRPRPHLRALAKQFFKTGQWRREVVRRYTDTASVRYLAAPAVTVAVAAGTVAGVAALVGAPGWLLLGWLAPAGYASGVTGAALLAGRGLPAGARLRLPAVLATMHLTWGAGFIAGSRDAARSRRAPDTTDDDVRPPAQAEGPAT; encoded by the coding sequence ATGAACGCCGCCGATCCCACCCGAACGCCACCCGCGGGCGACCGCGCCTGGCCTGCCGTTTCCGTCATCATGCCCGTGCTCGACGAGGAGCGCCACCTCGCCGAGGCCGTCGCGGGCGTGCTGGCGCAGGAGTATCCGGGCGAGCTCGAGCTGGTGCTCGCGCTCGGCCCGTCGCGCGACGGCACCGATGAGATCGCGCGCGAGCTCGCCGCCGCCGATCCACGGGTGCGGCTGGTCGCCAACCCCGCCGGCCGTACCCCGGCCGGTCTGAACGCTGCCCTCGGTGTGGCCCGGCACGGCATCGTCGTGCGGGTCGACGGGCACGGCGTGCTGTCCGACTCCTACATCCGCACCGCGGTCGAGACGCTGGAGAAGACCGGCGCGGCCAACGTCGGCGGCATCATGCACGCCGAGGGCCAGACCGATTTCGAGCGCGCCGTCGCGTGGGCCTACACGTCGCCGTTCGGGCTGGGCGGCGGCCGGTTCCACGTCGGCGGCGAGGCCGGCCCCGCCGACACCGTCTACCTGGGTGTCTTCCGTCGCGAGGTGCTGGACCAGCTGGGTGGGTTCGACGAGCACTTCCGCCGGGCCCAGGACTGGGAGCTCAACTACCGCATCCGTGCCGCCGGCCACACGGTGTGGTTCACCCCCGAGCTGACCGTCAGCTACCGGCCGCGGCCGCACCTTCGTGCGCTGGCCAAGCAGTTCTTCAAGACCGGGCAGTGGCGGCGCGAGGTCGTCCGCCGCTATACCGACACCGCGAGCGTGCGGTACCTGGCCGCGCCCGCGGTGACGGTCGCGGTCGCCGCCGGGACGGTGGCCGGCGTGGCCGCGCTCGTCGGCGCCCCCGGCTGGCTGCTGCTGGGCTGGCTGGCGCCGGCCGGGTACGCCAGCGGGGTGACGGGGGCGGCGCTGCTGGCCGGGCGCGGCCTCCCTGCCGGGGCCCGGTTGCGACTCCCGGCGGTGCTGGCCACCATGCACCTGACCTGGGGAGCCGGCTTCATCGCGGGGTCGCGTGACGCTGCCCGGTCCCGCCGAGCCCCCGATACCACCGACGACGACGTGCGGCCCCCGGCCCAGGCGGAGGGCCCGGCGACGTGA
- a CDS encoding glycosyltransferase, translating into MGQARADVAIISSGHDVADARLHKITAALLRRGLSVEIAGLGDAAAGPRDARVRSVPRGGMAARAVRAAVLPWRVGAHVLVTIDPDVIPMARAAGVVRRRKVVVDVHEDYARLLSDRSWASGLLGLGARVVVRMSTSLAAGADLTVVADGHIPPRTARRRIVVENLPDMALLSPGAPESQPRAVYIGDLRSSRGLFDMVETVALAPDWTLDLVGPVAAADQQALEERVRRPDVAGRVRMHGRQPPEQAWQIARGAWAGLVFLHETPAFREAMPTKLYEYLASGLPVLSTRLPRQTAVVEESGGGLLIDGPAQAADVLRRWAHDPDELETYRKAARRWSERKLSEHTPYDELADAVAGLIKT; encoded by the coding sequence GTGGGGCAGGCGCGAGCTGACGTCGCCATCATCTCGTCGGGACATGATGTCGCCGACGCCCGGCTGCACAAGATCACCGCGGCGCTGCTCCGCCGCGGGCTGAGCGTCGAGATCGCCGGCCTGGGCGACGCCGCGGCCGGACCGCGCGATGCCCGCGTCCGCAGCGTGCCCCGCGGCGGAATGGCCGCCCGGGCCGTCCGCGCCGCCGTCCTGCCGTGGCGGGTGGGCGCGCACGTCCTTGTCACCATCGACCCCGATGTCATCCCGATGGCCCGGGCCGCAGGCGTGGTGCGCCGCCGCAAGGTCGTCGTTGACGTGCACGAGGACTACGCCCGGCTGCTGTCCGACCGGTCCTGGGCCAGCGGTCTGCTCGGGCTCGGCGCCCGCGTGGTGGTGCGCATGAGCACCTCCCTGGCCGCGGGGGCCGACCTGACCGTCGTCGCCGACGGCCACATCCCGCCCCGGACAGCACGCAGGCGGATCGTCGTCGAGAACCTCCCCGACATGGCGCTGCTGTCGCCCGGAGCGCCGGAGTCACAGCCGCGCGCCGTCTACATCGGTGACCTGCGCTCCAGCCGCGGGCTGTTCGACATGGTCGAGACCGTCGCCCTGGCGCCGGACTGGACGCTCGACCTGGTCGGGCCGGTCGCGGCTGCCGACCAGCAGGCGCTGGAGGAGCGCGTCCGGCGGCCCGACGTGGCCGGCCGGGTCCGGATGCACGGCCGGCAGCCACCCGAGCAGGCCTGGCAGATCGCCCGCGGCGCCTGGGCCGGGTTGGTGTTCCTGCACGAGACCCCGGCATTCCGTGAGGCCATGCCGACCAAGCTTTACGAGTACCTCGCCAGCGGCCTGCCGGTGCTGTCGACCCGGCTGCCGCGGCAGACGGCCGTCGTGGAGGAGTCCGGCGGCGGGCTGCTCATCGACGGCCCGGCGCAGGCGGCGGACGTCCTGCGCCGGTGGGCGCATGACCCGGACGAGCTGGAGACGTACCGCAAGGCCGCGCGCCGGTGGTCCGAGCGCAAGCTGTCCGAGCACACGCCGTACGACGAACTGGCCGACGCCGTGGCGGGCCTGATCAAGACCTGA
- a CDS encoding ABC transporter permease, giving the protein MNATRVDEDFTSSVHVYEPHRAGLPRLGTYIRTLWQRRQFAAEMSRANIRAANTNTFFGQIWLVLNPLLLACVYYVLVTILRGGSVEDPAARFVHLCAGLFAFYYFSGAMQTGASSVVAGGKLLLNMSFPRLLLPLSAVRTAFFRFLPTMIVYIPIHLAFGQPVSWQMLLAPAFLILLTVFGAGMAMIFATLQVYFRDTASFLPYFVRMWLYLSPVLWFPEDAPEQFESLMIFNPLYSLLGGWTDLLVRGEIPELSLWIAGAAWSLAAAVIGSLFFMSREREFVVRL; this is encoded by the coding sequence ATGAACGCCACTCGTGTCGACGAGGACTTCACCTCGTCGGTGCATGTGTACGAGCCGCACCGGGCGGGCCTGCCCCGGCTGGGCACGTACATCCGCACCCTGTGGCAGCGCAGGCAGTTCGCCGCGGAGATGTCCCGCGCCAACATCCGGGCCGCGAACACCAACACGTTCTTCGGCCAGATCTGGCTCGTGCTCAACCCGCTGCTGCTGGCCTGTGTGTACTACGTGCTGGTCACCATCCTGCGTGGTGGCAGTGTCGAGGATCCCGCGGCCCGTTTCGTGCACCTGTGCGCCGGGCTGTTCGCGTTCTACTACTTCTCCGGGGCCATGCAGACCGGAGCTTCCAGCGTCGTCGCCGGCGGCAAGCTGCTGCTGAACATGTCGTTCCCCCGGCTGCTGCTGCCGCTGTCGGCGGTGCGCACGGCGTTCTTCCGGTTCCTGCCGACGATGATCGTCTACATCCCGATCCACCTGGCCTTCGGTCAGCCGGTGTCGTGGCAGATGCTGCTGGCCCCGGCGTTCTTGATCCTGCTCACGGTGTTCGGGGCCGGCATGGCCATGATCTTCGCCACCCTGCAGGTGTACTTCCGCGACACCGCCAGCTTCCTGCCGTACTTCGTACGGATGTGGCTGTACCTGTCGCCGGTCCTGTGGTTCCCCGAAGACGCACCCGAGCAGTTCGAATCGCTCATGATCTTCAACCCGCTCTATTCGCTGCTGGGCGGCTGGACCGACCTGCTGGTCCGGGGGGAGATCCCGGAACTGTCCCTCTGGATCGCCGGTGCGGCGTGGTCGTTGGCCGCCGCCGTCATCGGCAGCTTGTTCTTCATGTCGAGGGAGCGCGAGTTTGTCGTCCGTCTCTGA